In a single window of the Thermodesulfobacteriota bacterium genome:
- the der gene encoding ribosome biogenesis GTPase Der produces the protein MSRGEFTIALVGRPNVGKSTLFNRIAGKRRAITFDEPGITRDLVALPVEYDGRRFQLIDTGGYVERSEDDVLQKVRGQVLRAIYESDLVVFLVDSRDGLLPLDKEIAGMLRERDKPFLLAANKVDSKEGREGIEQFHALAVDRILPVSAEHGTGVSDLLDAIVERMPDAEVKEEQEAAEEEGIPRIAVVGRPNVGKSTLVNTLAGFDRVIASEVPGTTRDSIDVMVQREGKRYLLIDTAGIRAKRKTEDLIEKFSVLKSLDSLKRCDLAVLLIDGPSGLTHQDRQILRYILNEERAVVVAANKADRWQGEEEKRRGLREIQEGLEYASFAAVVPTVATTGKGVPLLFRKIEEAIANFRLRVPTGPLNRMAQTFLFAVPIPSQTGRNRAFYMTQMSIAPPSFAVFVKERRGIPDSYTRYLQNQIRDRFGFEGAPVRIVYRER, from the coding sequence TCACGCGCGACCTGGTGGCGCTGCCGGTAGAATACGACGGCCGGCGCTTCCAGCTGATCGACACCGGCGGGTACGTTGAGCGCAGCGAGGACGACGTGCTCCAGAAGGTCCGGGGGCAGGTCCTCAGGGCGATCTACGAATCCGACCTCGTGGTGTTCCTCGTCGACTCCCGGGACGGCCTCCTTCCGCTCGACAAGGAGATCGCCGGCATGCTCCGGGAGCGGGACAAGCCGTTTCTGCTTGCCGCGAACAAGGTCGATTCGAAGGAGGGGCGCGAAGGGATCGAGCAGTTCCACGCGCTGGCGGTGGACCGGATCCTCCCGGTCTCGGCGGAGCACGGGACGGGGGTGTCCGACCTGCTGGACGCGATCGTCGAGCGCATGCCGGATGCGGAGGTGAAAGAGGAGCAGGAGGCCGCGGAAGAGGAGGGGATCCCGAGGATCGCCGTGGTCGGACGCCCCAATGTCGGCAAGTCCACCCTCGTGAACACGCTCGCCGGGTTCGACCGGGTCATCGCTTCGGAAGTCCCCGGCACGACGCGCGACTCCATCGACGTGATGGTCCAGCGGGAGGGGAAGCGGTACCTCCTGATCGACACCGCCGGGATCCGGGCGAAACGCAAGACGGAGGACCTGATCGAGAAATTCTCCGTCCTGAAGAGCCTCGACTCGCTGAAGCGGTGCGACCTCGCCGTCCTGCTCATCGACGGCCCGTCGGGGCTGACCCACCAGGACCGCCAGATCCTGAGGTACATCCTGAACGAGGAGCGCGCCGTGGTCGTCGCCGCGAACAAGGCCGACCGGTGGCAGGGGGAGGAGGAGAAGCGGCGGGGGCTGCGGGAGATCCAGGAGGGGCTGGAATACGCCTCCTTCGCCGCGGTGGTGCCCACCGTGGCCACGACCGGCAAAGGGGTGCCGCTCCTGTTCCGCAAGATCGAGGAGGCGATCGCCAACTTCCGGCTGCGGGTCCCGACGGGACCGCTGAACCGGATGGCCCAGACCTTCCTGTTCGCCGTGCCGATCCCTTCGCAGACAGGCAGGAACCGGGCGTTTTACATGACCCAGATGAGCATCGCCCCCCCTTCCTTCGCCGTCTTCGTCAAGGAGCGCCGGGGGATTCCGGACTCCTACACAAGGTACCTTCAGAACCAGATCCGCGACCGGTTCGGTTTCGAGGGGGCACCCGTCCGCATCGTTTACCGGGAACGATGA